GCCGGCGGATCATCAGATTTCTGGATGGCCGTATCTTAAGCGACGAGGCGGTGAAAAAGAAATGATTGATCTTCCCTCCACATTCAAAATCTCCCTGCGGGCGCTCCGGACCAACAAAATGCGCTCCGCCCTTACCATGCTGGGTATCATCATCGGCGTCGGCGCTGTCATCACCATGCTGGCGGTGGGCACCGGCGCGAGCAGCAAGATATCGGAGCAGATATCCACCATGGGCAGCAACCTGCTGATCATCTTCCCCGGCAGTGTTACAGCCGGCGGTCTGCGCATGGGCAGCGGTTCCCAATCCACCTTGACCTGGGATGATGCCGAGGCCATTAAACGGGAATGTCCGGCGGTTGAAGAGTCGGTTCCTACCCTGAACGGTGCAGCCCAGATTGTCTATGGAAATCAGAACTGGTCAACCGGCGCCGCCGGTGTAACTCCCGGCATCCTGCTGGTCAGGGATTGGCAGTTGGCAGAAGGTAGAATATTTACCGACCAGGAGGTAAAGAGCGCCGCCAAAGTTTGCGTGCTGGGACAAACTGTCGTGACTAATCTCTTCGGCGACATGGACCCTCTGGGGCAGGTGATCCGGATCAAGAAGCTCCCCTTTACCGTAATCGGAGTGCTGAATGCTAAAGGCCAGTCTATCGTCGGACAAGATCAGGATGACACGGTATTGATACCCGTTTCCACAGCCCAGAGAAAAATATTTCGCACTGGCGGCATTCCCGATATGGTCAGGTCTATTACCGTGAAAACAAGGAGCGCCGAAGATCTGGCGCCGGCGGAGGCACAAATCACTGATTTATTGAGACAGAAACATCATGCGGGGTCGAAACAGGAACTTGATTTCACCGTTCGCAACCTCACCCAGATGATGATGGTAGCAGAGCAATCCACCCAGATCATGACGTTGCTTTTAGGGGCGATCGCTTCGGTATCCATGCTCGTCGGGGGGATCGGGATCATGAATATCATGCTGGTTTCGGTAACCGAGCGGACCAGGGAAATAGGTATCAGGATGGCCGTAGGCGCCGGGACCTGGGATATCCGTCTCCAATTTATTATCGAGGCCTTGACCCTGTCCCTGATGGGAGGGTTGGCCGGGATCATCATCGGGCTTTGCGCTGCTGCGGCAGTATCTGCTTTTGCCGGGTGGCCGACCATCGTTTCAACTTATTCCGTCATTTTTTCCTTCGGCTTTTCCGGTTTAATAGGCATCTTTTTTGGTTTCTATCCGGCCTATAAAGCATCTCTGCTAAACCCCATTGACGCCTTGAGATATGAGTAATCAACGGCTTAAATTTAATGACAGGTGGACATAATGGACAAGTCGGAGCGCAAAGAGAGAGAATTTAATCTGCGTCGCGAGGAGATACTAAAACAGGCCGAAGAGGTCTTTGCCGTCAAGGGTTATTTCAAGGCAACCGTGATGGAAATTGCCGAGGCTTCAGGGTTTGCCGTCGGGACAATTTATCAGTATTTTGGCAGCAAGGAAGAACTGTTTTCTTCCCTGGTAACGGAAAAACTGGAGATATTGTATGGTGGAATCAGAAGCGCTGTCGCCGGCAAGGAAAATGCCTTAGAAAAGATCAGGGCGCTCGTCGCCGCTAATTTCCTTTTTGTGGAAAATAATGTCAGTTTTTGCAATATCTTTATCCGGAGAGGCAGCGCCGCCTTGGCGGAGGGCGCTGCCGACTTGCGGGAAAAAATGATCGCCGATTATCTGGAACATGTGGATTTCATGGCCGCCGTCATTGCGGAAGGGGTAACCGCCGGAACTTTAAGGAAGCAGGACCCGCGTCTGATGGCTTTTATCCTGGCCGGCATGATTAACTCGTTTGTCTTGTCCTGGATGCAAACCCGGGAACGAGGTTCTCTTTGCGAGTTGACCGAAACTTTGCTCGCTATTTTTTTTGAAGGGGTAAAAGCAAGTGCCGCGTAAGGGTCGAGAAGGAAATCATTATCATGGGGAGAGAAGTTATTAGATGAAGAAAATCATTTATTTATGGGCAGGAATATTGCTCCTGCACTTGCTGGCCATGCCGTCTTTACTTTGCGGCGCTGATTATACCCTCGCTGATTTATACCGGATAGCTCTTCAAGGCGCTGAAAAGATTAAGGTATCGGAAGAAAATGTCAATATTGCCAAGCTGGAATTAAAAAAGGCGCGGGGCGCCTTGGTCCCCAATCTTTCCGCCTATGGGTCTTATACGCAATATACGGAATTGAAAACAGGTGATACGGGCAATGTGATCCAGCCTAATCAAGCCGGAGCATGGGGGTTGCAGCTTGCCCAATCCTATTCGCTGAGCGGCCGGGACTTTACGGTGCTGGATATTGCCGGCAAGACATTGGACAGGAGCCGCTTCGATCTGGTTTCGTTTCAACAGGACTATTTGCTTAATGTTTCCGCTTCTTTCTATGATCTCCTGAAAGCGCAGCAGGCCCTCGAGATTGCCAATGCCAATCTGGACCGGCTGACTAAGTACCGCGATGCCGCCAATACGAGATTACGGGTCGGGGAAGTCACCAAGACGGCGCTGCTGCGAGCCGAGGGGGAACTGTCGGGCGCCCGGTCGGACAAGATAAAAGCAGCCAATTCACTCGCGGCGGCTAAGGTTATCCTGGCCCGGCTGGTGGGTATCGAAGGGCCGTACGATATCAAAGAGACCCCCGAGGTAGATGATAGCCCCGGCTCACTGACAGACCTGGAGAGTCGCGCCATGGCCCGGCGACAGGATCTTAAATCCTTGGAAGCGCAGAAGGAAATTGCGCAAAAACAGTTGACCTATGCCAAAGGGGCATACTGGCCGAGTCTCTCCTTGGGCGCCGCCTACGCCAAGGTGGATCAATATCCGCAAACTACCAGCTTGAACCGTGAGAGCATTTACGGGAATGTCGCCTTGAATTTTACCTTCTATGATGGTGGAGAAAGAAATGCCGACATTATGCAGGCCGCAACCAGACTGCGTCAGGCAGAACTGCTTTACCGCGATGCAGTCAATAGTGCTATGCTGCAAGTGCGTAATTCATTTCTCGATTTTACCACCCAGCAGGGCATCATCAAGTTTCTGCAAGATCAACTGACTTACGCCCTCGATAACTTTAACGCGGTGTCAAAACAATATGAATTTGGTCTCGCGAACAGTCTTGATGTTATTGACGCGAATAATCTGCTCCTGACGTCTCAGCGTCAGCTTGCCGATGCCCTGAACAACAGCCGGTTTTCCCGGCTGAATTTGCAGAGAGCAACGGGCGCCCTGCTGGGAGAGACGGATGCTGATAAACAATAAACGAGGATAACTTTAGGTGGGAGGGGTCTTTATAACATGAGGAGAAATGCTTGGCGCTTAACCGGCTGCGTTGCCTGGCTCGGATGTTCTTTGCTGCTCGTAAGCGGCTGCGGTCAAAAAGAGACCAAACAGGTCAAAGAACGTATTGCCAACGTGCGTGTGCAACCGGCGGAAAAAAGACCGCTGCGGCCCTTCGTGGATGCTATCGGTACCTTGAAGGCTTATGACGAGGTGGTGGTAAGCGCCGAGGTGGACGGAATCATCAGTAACATCAAGGTAGATGAGGGCAGCAACGTAGTCCGCGGGGCCATGCTGGCTACTATTGCCGATACTGATTACGATCTGGAGGTAAAAAGAAGTGAAGCCGCCGTAAAGCAGGCCGAAGCCAGCTTCGAAAATATCAAGCTCGAATATCAGCGCAAGCAATCTCTGTATAAAGAAGAACTGCTTACGCAGCAACAGTTTGAAGACGTGACTACCAGGCTCTCTCTTGCCGAGTCGCAGTGTGACAGCGCGAAGGCCGGTCTGGCCCTGGCCAGGGCAAAACTGGCTAAAACGAAGGTTGCTTCGCCTCTGGCTGGGATCGTCAAGGAGAAAAAGGTTTCGTCCGGCGACTACGTCAAGAGCGGGACACCGCTTTTTACTATAATTCACACGGATACGCTGAAGCTTGATTTTACCGTAACGGAGCAGGATGCCGCCAAAATAAAGGTCGGCCAGGACGTGGGTTTTCAGGTGGATTCTGCGCCGGGCAAAGAATACCGGGGACGGGTAAGCACCATCTATCCCCATCTCGATGAAAAGACGCGCACGCTCATGGTAGAGGCCTTGATTCCCAATGGCGACCATTCCCTGAAGCCGGGTTTATTCGCCCGCGTAACGCTCTATTTAGGGCTGGCACGGGATACAATCGTTCTCCCCGTTAATGCGATTTTATACGACGAATCAAAGACAATGATTTTTGTCGTGGAAGGAAACCTGGCGCGGGGCAGGGAGGTAAAGATCGGGGCCAAGTACGGTGACATGCAGGAGATTCTGGCAGGCCTGAAGGAGAAGGAAACAGTCGTTATCGTGGGTCAGAATAACCTGGCAGAAGGGGTGAAAGTCAATGTGGCTCGCTGATACCTCCGTAAAAAGGCCTGTTTTTGCCACAATGATGATTGGCGCCCTCGTGATCCTCGGTATCGTCAGTTATCCGGAGATCGGAGTGGACCTCCTGCCCAAGATTGATTTTCCCATCGTCAATATCTCCACCAACTACCTTGGCGCCAGCCCGGATCTGGTGGATCTGATGGTTACGGACAAAATCGAAGAGGTAGTCAACACCATCAATGGCGTCAAGACCATCAACTCTTCAAGTACAGAAGGAAATTCGCGAATTACGGTTGAATTTGAGCTGGAGCGGAATATTGACCTTGCCGCCCAGGATGTGCGGGAAAAAATCGCCGGTATCAGGCGGAAGTTGCCGCTGGAGATTGACGATCCGGTCATTGGAAAAGTAGACCCCGATTCCACGCCCGTACTGTGGCTGGCCTTGACGGGTCAGCGATCGGTGCGCGATCTTTCCACCTATGCCGATGAAACATTGCGCGAGCAATTAGAGAGGATAAACGGCGTTGGCGCTGTGGAAATGCGCGGTATGCGCGGCAGACAGATTAATCTCTGGTTGGATGCGAAGAAGATGCAGGCCATGCGGATTGCTCCCAGCGATGTGCTGCAGGTGTTGCAGCGCAATAACGTCGAACTCCCCGGGGGACGGATAGAAGGCCAAACCAAGGATTATGTGTTGAAGATCAAAGGTGGAATCACCAGCGTGGCCAATTTCGAAGATATCATAGTTTCCTCCGAAAATGGCGTTCCCGTGAGAATCAGAGACATCGGCCGGGTTGAAGACGGCATGCAAATGAATCTTTCCGTCGCCCGTTTTAACGGCATACCGGCGGTAGGCATGAGCGTTCAGAAACAATCGGGGACAAACACCGTGGAGGTTGTGAATCGGGTAAAAGAGGAAATTGCCAATATCAAGAAAAGCCTGCCGCCGGGTATGGAAATAAATACTTCTTTCGATCAGTCCATCTTTATCCTGCGCTCCATT
The DNA window shown above is from Deltaproteobacteria bacterium and carries:
- a CDS encoding TetR/AcrR family transcriptional regulator — encoded protein: MDKSERKEREFNLRREEILKQAEEVFAVKGYFKATVMEIAEASGFAVGTIYQYFGSKEELFSSLVTEKLEILYGGIRSAVAGKENALEKIRALVAANFLFVENNVSFCNIFIRRGSAALAEGAADLREKMIADYLEHVDFMAAVIAEGVTAGTLRKQDPRLMAFILAGMINSFVLSWMQTRERGSLCELTETLLAIFFEGVKASAA
- a CDS encoding ABC transporter permease, which encodes MIDLPSTFKISLRALRTNKMRSALTMLGIIIGVGAVITMLAVGTGASSKISEQISTMGSNLLIIFPGSVTAGGLRMGSGSQSTLTWDDAEAIKRECPAVEESVPTLNGAAQIVYGNQNWSTGAAGVTPGILLVRDWQLAEGRIFTDQEVKSAAKVCVLGQTVVTNLFGDMDPLGQVIRIKKLPFTVIGVLNAKGQSIVGQDQDDTVLIPVSTAQRKIFRTGGIPDMVRSITVKTRSAEDLAPAEAQITDLLRQKHHAGSKQELDFTVRNLTQMMMVAEQSTQIMTLLLGAIASVSMLVGGIGIMNIMLVSVTERTREIGIRMAVGAGTWDIRLQFIIEALTLSLMGGLAGIIIGLCAAAAVSAFAGWPTIVSTYSVIFSFGFSGLIGIFFGFYPAYKASLLNPIDALRYE
- a CDS encoding efflux RND transporter periplasmic adaptor subunit, which translates into the protein MRRNAWRLTGCVAWLGCSLLLVSGCGQKETKQVKERIANVRVQPAEKRPLRPFVDAIGTLKAYDEVVVSAEVDGIISNIKVDEGSNVVRGAMLATIADTDYDLEVKRSEAAVKQAEASFENIKLEYQRKQSLYKEELLTQQQFEDVTTRLSLAESQCDSAKAGLALARAKLAKTKVASPLAGIVKEKKVSSGDYVKSGTPLFTIIHTDTLKLDFTVTEQDAAKIKVGQDVGFQVDSAPGKEYRGRVSTIYPHLDEKTRTLMVEALIPNGDHSLKPGLFARVTLYLGLARDTIVLPVNAILYDESKTMIFVVEGNLARGREVKIGAKYGDMQEILAGLKEKETVVIVGQNNLAEGVKVNVAR
- a CDS encoding TolC family protein, which encodes MKKIIYLWAGILLLHLLAMPSLLCGADYTLADLYRIALQGAEKIKVSEENVNIAKLELKKARGALVPNLSAYGSYTQYTELKTGDTGNVIQPNQAGAWGLQLAQSYSLSGRDFTVLDIAGKTLDRSRFDLVSFQQDYLLNVSASFYDLLKAQQALEIANANLDRLTKYRDAANTRLRVGEVTKTALLRAEGELSGARSDKIKAANSLAAAKVILARLVGIEGPYDIKETPEVDDSPGSLTDLESRAMARRQDLKSLEAQKEIAQKQLTYAKGAYWPSLSLGAAYAKVDQYPQTTSLNRESIYGNVALNFTFYDGGERNADIMQAATRLRQAELLYRDAVNSAMLQVRNSFLDFTTQQGIIKFLQDQLTYALDNFNAVSKQYEFGLANSLDVIDANNLLLTSQRQLADALNNSRFSRLNLQRATGALLGETDADKQ